A part of Candidatus Stoquefichus sp. SB1 genomic DNA contains:
- a CDS encoding acyltransferase family protein: MRLKKILAIDFIRVICALGVIVYHFSCHLNNTRFLPFYSFVNGDWGDVFVTIFFMLSGGMLYYSYSNVTSLKDYYYRRWKSLYPMFYIAFAYFFLQNIFSFGNVFYRGKPTSLILSLLGIDGYFLYRYENYYILGEWFLGAIIILYIIYPIFVRLFNKSDKITLLVLFLSYLWVLNTSFFIIGDFRNIISCLFSFSVGMLFIKYTKFFLENLYILLLAIGITIIICFFYLNLGSNFASHLMGFSLFIVLFHLGKYVMKFNCLKKLFEEISKISYAIFLLQHLVILQVLNFRNPSNALNVLILLFFTIGLILIYAKILYIINNSILNSSVYLYFENKFLNKK, encoded by the coding sequence ATGAGATTAAAAAAAATTCTAGCAATTGATTTTATTAGGGTAATATGCGCACTAGGGGTAATTGTTTATCATTTTTCATGTCATTTAAATAATACAAGATTTTTACCATTTTATTCTTTTGTAAATGGTGATTGGGGAGATGTGTTTGTTACGATATTTTTTATGCTTTCTGGCGGAATGCTTTACTACAGTTATAGTAATGTAACTTCATTAAAAGATTATTATTATAGGAGATGGAAGTCATTATATCCAATGTTTTATATAGCATTTGCTTATTTCTTTTTACAAAATATTTTTTCTTTTGGAAATGTATTTTATAGAGGAAAACCGACAAGTCTAATCTTATCTTTATTAGGAATTGATGGATATTTTCTTTATCGTTATGAAAATTATTATATTTTAGGTGAATGGTTTTTAGGTGCAATTATAATTCTTTATATTATTTATCCCATTTTTGTGCGTTTATTTAATAAAAGTGATAAAATTACATTACTAGTTCTTTTTTTATCATATTTATGGGTATTAAATACAAGTTTTTTTATCATAGGAGATTTTAGGAATATTATTTCTTGCCTCTTTAGTTTCTCAGTAGGAATGCTTTTTATTAAATATACAAAATTTTTCTTAGAGAATCTATATATACTACTTTTAGCCATAGGAATCACTATAATTATATGTTTTTTTTATTTAAATTTAGGATCGAATTTTGCATCACATTTAATGGGATTTTCTCTTTTTATCGTTTTATTTCATTTGGGTAAATATGTTATGAAATTTAATTGTTTAAAAAAATTATTTGAAGAAATAAGTAAAATTTCTTATGCGATTTTTTTGTTACAACATCTTGTTATTTTACAAGTTTTAAATTTTAGAAATCCTTCAAATGCGTTGAATGTTCTGATTTTACTATTTTTTACGATAGGATTAATTTTAATCTATGCAAAAATTTTATATATAATAAATAATTCCATACTTAATAGTAGTGTGTATTTGTATTTTGAAAATAAATTTTTAAATAAAAAGTAG
- the rfbD gene encoding dTDP-4-dehydrorhamnose reductase, translating to MKVLVTGVKGQLGYDIVNECQKRQIEAIGVDIEEMDITNAQQVNYVIKEAKVDAVIHCAAWTAVDKAEDEVELCRKVNRDGTDNIAKVCKELNIPMMYFSTDYVFNGLGEEPWNEYDHREPLNIYGQTKYEGELIVEKLPKHFIIRISWVFGLNGNNFIKTMLRLGKERGEVSVVNDQIGSPTYTYDLAKLCVDMILTEEYGTYHATNEGICSWYEFACEIFKQAEMDVKVNPVDSNAFPAKAKRPSNSRMNKTELDKHGFKRLPTWQDALRRYIIFLK from the coding sequence ATGAAAGTACTTGTAACTGGAGTTAAAGGACAATTAGGTTATGATATTGTAAATGAATGTCAAAAAAGGCAGATAGAAGCAATTGGCGTAGATATTGAGGAAATGGATATTACAAATGCTCAACAAGTTAATTATGTTATTAAAGAAGCAAAAGTCGATGCAGTTATCCATTGTGCAGCATGGACAGCAGTAGACAAGGCAGAAGATGAAGTTGAGTTATGTAGAAAAGTCAATAGAGATGGAACTGATAATATAGCAAAGGTATGTAAGGAGTTAAATATTCCTATGATGTATTTTTCTACAGATTATGTTTTTAATGGTTTAGGAGAAGAACCATGGAATGAATATGATCATAGAGAACCATTAAATATTTATGGACAGACAAAATATGAAGGTGAATTGATTGTTGAAAAACTTCCTAAACATTTTATTATTCGTATTTCATGGGTATTTGGTTTAAATGGTAATAATTTTATTAAAACAATGTTACGTCTTGGTAAAGAAAGAGGCGAGGTATCAGTAGTCAATGATCAGATTGGGTCACCAACGTATACTTACGATTTAGCTAAGTTATGTGTAGACATGATTCTAACTGAAGAATATGGTACATATCATGCAACAAACGAAGGAATATGTTCATGGTATGAATTTGCATGTGAGATATTTAAACAAGCAGAGATGGATGTAAAAGTGAATCCTGTTGATTCTAATGCTTTTCCAGCAAAAGCGAAAAGACCATCTAATAGTCGTATGAATAAGACAGAATTAGATAAACATGGATTTAAAAGATTGCCTACATGGCAAGATGCGTTGAGAAGATATATAATTTTTTTAAAATAA
- a CDS encoding tyrosine-type recombinase/integrase, whose translation MLSYKDTLKLFVRFLINEQEININQFTMKDFTRKIIIEFLEYLRATGCSSSTANQRLAVLKSFANYCQIDSIENMFSLQEVMHIKSKKTVIKEIGYLDETQMRALINEPDVNRLSGLKHKTLLCLLYDTGARVQEICDLKVKDIFLENHPTVKLSGKGNKTRIIPISSDMKQLLNIYINTFQTDTKMNDRYLFLNKDMHQLSRDGVKYIIDKYTASILKRDSTFPKKVTPHMFRYSKSMHMVATGIPIIYIRDFLGHENITTTMIYAKADTRLKEKAINKLAPQIIKDEESKPDWTKNQDLLDFLNTFK comes from the coding sequence ATTCTAAGTTATAAAGATACATTAAAACTCTTTGTGAGATTTCTAATAAATGAACAAGAAATTAACATTAATCAATTTACAATGAAAGATTTTACTAGAAAGATTATTATTGAATTTTTAGAATATTTAAGAGCCACTGGATGCAGTAGTTCAACTGCGAATCAAAGGCTGGCAGTTCTAAAAAGTTTCGCCAATTACTGTCAAATTGATTCTATTGAAAATATGTTTAGTTTACAGGAAGTTATGCATATAAAATCAAAAAAGACAGTTATAAAAGAAATAGGATATTTAGATGAAACTCAAATGAGGGCATTAATAAATGAACCTGATGTCAACAGATTAAGTGGACTAAAGCATAAAACCCTATTATGTTTATTGTACGATACAGGTGCACGTGTCCAAGAAATATGCGATTTAAAAGTAAAAGATATATTTCTTGAAAATCATCCAACTGTTAAATTAAGTGGAAAAGGAAATAAAACAAGAATAATACCTATTTCTAGTGATATGAAGCAGCTTCTTAATATTTATATTAATACATTTCAGACTGATACAAAAATGAATGACCGTTATTTATTCCTTAACAAGGATATGCATCAGCTTTCTCGAGATGGCGTTAAATATATCATAGACAAATATACAGCTTCTATTTTGAAAAGAGATTCCACATTTCCTAAAAAAGTAACTCCTCATATGTTTAGATATAGTAAAAGTATGCATATGGTGGCAACAGGAATTCCAATCATTTATATAAGAGATTTTCTAGGACATGAAAATATTACGACTACAATGATATATGCAAAAGCTGATACACGATTAAAAGAAAAAGCAATAAATAAATTAGCGCCTCAAATCATAAAAGATGAAGAAAGCAAGCCGGACTGGACAAAAAATCAGGATCTATTAGATTTTTTAAATACATTCAAGTAA
- a CDS encoding tyrosine-type recombinase/integrase, which translates to MKQLKFNSVFKKEFQDLINLKQVQGFTYLSESSAFLRLDKFFDENKITEKEITRDTADKWCRKTSYETANNQARRISNLRVFCTYLNDIGIKAYIPPEGLVRKIPKYDAHIYTDDELKRFFEAVDQSRSVPSVSPYRHLVMPIFFRILYTSGLRVSELRLLKIRDFHLHKGYLIVRSGKNNKARIVPVHPALIQKCIELKNMIHKESEEDEYFFMITPGVPMKLHTVYRNFRRYLEKAGISHTGNGPRVHDFRHTYCINLLKMWLEEGKDLLNYLPYMKTMLGHERFDETAYYLKLTQSLFPTLTGKLEEAYSEMIKVVIPNEKEFY; encoded by the coding sequence ATGAAACAATTAAAATTCAATAGTGTATTTAAAAAAGAATTTCAGGATTTGATCAATTTAAAACAAGTACAAGGATTTACGTATCTCTCAGAAAGTTCAGCTTTTCTTCGATTAGACAAGTTTTTTGATGAAAACAAAATTACAGAAAAAGAAATCACACGTGATACAGCAGATAAATGGTGTAGAAAAACATCTTATGAAACTGCCAATAACCAGGCAAGAAGAATATCGAATTTAAGAGTATTCTGTACATATCTAAATGATATTGGAATTAAAGCTTATATTCCACCTGAAGGCTTAGTAAGAAAAATCCCCAAATATGATGCACATATTTATACAGATGATGAATTAAAACGATTCTTTGAAGCAGTAGACCAAAGCAGAAGTGTTCCATCTGTATCACCATACAGACATTTGGTTATGCCAATATTTTTTAGAATTCTATATACCAGTGGGTTGAGAGTATCTGAATTAAGACTTCTAAAAATTAGAGATTTTCACTTGCATAAAGGCTATCTAATCGTCCGAAGCGGAAAAAACAATAAAGCCAGAATCGTACCAGTTCACCCAGCATTAATTCAAAAATGTATTGAATTAAAGAATATGATACACAAAGAATCAGAAGAAGATGAATACTTTTTTATGATAACTCCTGGTGTACCAATGAAGCTTCATACGGTTTACCGTAATTTTAGACGATACCTAGAAAAAGCAGGTATTTCGCATACTGGAAATGGTCCAAGAGTCCACGATTTCAGGCATACCTATTGTATTAATTTATTAAAAATGTGGTTGGAAGAGGGAAAAGATTTGCTTAACTATCTACCATATATGAAAACTATGCTTGGACATGAAAGATTTGATGAAACAGCTTATTACTTAAAACTTACACAATCACTTTTTCCAACTCTAACAGGGAAACTAGAGGAAGCATACTCAGAAATGATTAAGGTGGTGATTCCAAATGAGAAAGAATTCTACTGA
- a CDS encoding IS110 family transposase has translation MTITSTLYLGIDVSLDTNQVCAMNFNQDVYFNLSFKNTLDGSLEMINKIISTAHLNHLSHVLICMESTSLYFFHIANALFMNEELGQLHCKVYCVNPKMIKNYKILH, from the coding sequence ATGACTATTACTTCTACCTTATATCTTGGTATTGATGTTAGTCTTGATACTAACCAAGTTTGTGCTATGAATTTCAATCAGGATGTCTATTTTAATCTCTCCTTTAAGAATACTTTAGATGGTTCTCTTGAGATGATTAATAAAATTATTTCCACTGCTCACTTGAATCATTTATCTCATGTTCTCATTTGTATGGAATCCACTTCTCTTTATTTCTTTCATATTGCGAATGCCCTTTTCATGAATGAAGAATTAGGACAACTTCACTGTAAGGTTTACTGTGTTAATCCCAAAATGATTAAAAACTATAAAATCCTACATTGA
- a CDS encoding site-specific integrase — MPAISKTRSIPSVWSAEELTNLLKAIDRNSPLGKRDYAMILLACILGIRSSDIKNLKFDNFDWENRKISFVQHKTKKLLTLPLPNEVGWAVIDYIKNGRPAFYDTSYVFIKHMPPFDSFSEGNHLSDIIKRYMNKAGIPATKNRHSGFHSMRHAAASLLLEAGTQLPIITEILGHSNPDITAIYLKTDINKLKECILPLTFDDETIKIQ; from the coding sequence ATGCCAGCTATTTCAAAAACAAGATCAATACCATCTGTCTGGTCAGCTGAAGAACTTACCAATTTATTAAAAGCCATTGATCGAAACAGTCCTCTAGGAAAACGTGATTATGCAATGATTCTTTTAGCTTGTATACTAGGGATAAGAAGCAGTGATATTAAAAATTTAAAATTTGATAATTTTGACTGGGAAAACAGAAAGATTTCCTTCGTTCAACACAAGACTAAAAAACTTTTAACTTTGCCTTTGCCTAATGAAGTTGGTTGGGCAGTTATAGATTATATCAAGAATGGCAGACCTGCTTTTTATGATACTTCATATGTATTTATTAAGCATATGCCACCCTTTGATTCCTTTTCTGAAGGAAATCACTTAAGTGATATTATTAAACGATACATGAATAAAGCAGGAATACCGGCTACTAAAAACAGACACTCTGGTTTTCATTCCATGCGACACGCGGCAGCTTCTTTATTACTGGAAGCCGGAACACAACTGCCAATTATTACAGAAATCCTTGGTCATTCAAATCCTGACATTACTGCAATATATTTAAAAACGGATATTAATAAGCTGAAAGAGTGCATATTGCCTCTAACATTTGATGATGAAACAATTAAAATTCAATAG
- a CDS encoding IS3 family transposase: MKELHETKKYSIQWMCKVLSVQRSAYYKWLNRPIPANEQENQALSEIIMEYHQRYGGILGVRRMRMFINRHYNKNYNHKRIRRIMKILGIHSSIRRRRKGCTIANKADQKAENILHHEFEATKPNEKWTTGVTEFKVPHSHEKIYLSAFLAPYDRSIVSWIINNRNDNALVLDTLNKAIEANPNAHPLMHSDRGFQYTSQAFQHQLKNEEMIQSMSRVASCIDNGPTEGLWGIIKTEMYQMYEIYDKDSLIEAIEKYIQFYNYERYQERYQSKAPMEVRKEAMNREEPKQYPIPFNSRIAKYKESLVQLKTQSATCQLG; the protein is encoded by the coding sequence ATTAAGGAGCTTCATGAAACAAAGAAGTATAGTATCCAATGGATGTGTAAGGTGTTGTCTGTTCAACGTTCAGCATACTATAAATGGTTAAATCGCCCTATTCCAGCTAATGAACAGGAGAATCAAGCATTATCTGAAATTATCATGGAATATCATCAAAGATATGGTGGTATTCTAGGCGTAAGAAGAATGCGCATGTTTATCAATCGTCATTACAATAAGAACTATAATCATAAACGTATTCGTAGAATCATGAAGATATTGGGAATTCATTCAAGTATAAGAAGGAGAAGAAAAGGATGTACAATTGCGAATAAAGCAGATCAGAAAGCAGAAAATATACTACATCATGAATTTGAAGCAACAAAGCCTAATGAAAAATGGACAACAGGTGTCACAGAATTTAAAGTTCCACATTCACATGAAAAGATCTATTTAAGTGCATTCCTTGCTCCATATGATCGTTCAATTGTATCATGGATCATCAATAATAGAAATGACAATGCGCTTGTATTAGATACTTTAAATAAGGCGATAGAAGCAAATCCTAATGCACATCCCCTAATGCATTCGGATAGAGGATTTCAATACACAAGTCAAGCATTTCAACATCAATTGAAAAATGAGGAAATGATTCAATCGATGTCAAGAGTAGCGAGTTGTATAGATAATGGACCAACGGAAGGATTATGGGGAATAATCAAGACAGAAATGTATCAAATGTATGAGATTTATGATAAAGATAGTCTAATAGAAGCAATAGAAAAATATATACAATTTTACAATTATGAAAGGTATCAGGAACGATATCAATCAAAAGCACCAATGGAAGTAAGAAAGGAAGCAATGAATAGAGAAGAACCAAAACAATATCCAATACCATTCAATTCAAGAATTGCAAAGTATAAAGAGTCACTAGTACAATTAAAAACCCAATCAGCAACATGCCAATTGGGATAA
- the rfbB gene encoding dTDP-glucose 4,6-dehydratase, translated as MKILVTGGAGFIGGNFVHYMVNKYPEDMIVNLDLLTYAGNLETCQPVEGKPNYKFVKGDIADRKFIFDLFEKEKFDVVVNFAAESHVDRSIEDPESFVRTNVMGTTTLLDACNQYGITRYHQVSTDEVYGDLPLDRPDLFFTEETPLHTSSPYSSSKASADLFVLAYHRTYGLPVTISRCSNNYGPYHFPEKLIPLMISRALADESLPVYGKGDNVRDWLHVYDHCVAIDLIVRNGKVGEVYNVGGHNERTNLEVVQTILKALNKPESLIKFVEDRKGHDRRYAIDPHKLETELGWKPKYNFDTGIQQTIQWYLDNKEWWQNILSGEYQNYFEKMYKEKGRV; from the coding sequence ATGAAGATTTTAGTAACAGGTGGTGCAGGATTTATTGGTGGGAATTTTGTTCATTATATGGTGAATAAATATCCTGAAGATATGATTGTGAATTTAGATTTGTTAACTTATGCTGGAAATTTAGAAACATGTCAACCAGTTGAAGGAAAACCTAATTATAAGTTTGTAAAAGGTGATATTGCTGATAGAAAGTTTATCTTTGATTTGTTTGAAAAAGAAAAATTTGATGTTGTTGTTAATTTTGCTGCTGAATCACATGTTGATAGAAGTATTGAAGACCCTGAAAGTTTTGTGAGAACAAATGTCATGGGAACAACAACTTTATTAGATGCTTGTAATCAATATGGGATTACAAGATATCATCAAGTGTCTACTGATGAAGTTTATGGTGATTTACCATTAGATAGACCAGATTTATTCTTTACAGAAGAAACACCATTACATACATCAAGTCCATATAGTTCTTCAAAAGCTTCAGCTGATTTATTTGTTTTGGCTTATCATCGTACTTATGGCTTACCAGTCACAATTAGCAGATGCTCTAATAACTATGGACCTTACCATTTCCCTGAAAAATTAATTCCATTAATGATTTCAAGAGCTTTAGCAGATGAATCATTACCAGTATATGGTAAAGGGGATAATGTAAGAGATTGGTTACATGTTTATGATCATTGTGTAGCCATTGATTTAATCGTTAGAAATGGTAAAGTTGGAGAAGTTTATAATGTTGGTGGGCATAATGAACGTACAAATTTAGAAGTTGTTCAAACAATTCTAAAAGCATTAAATAAACCAGAATCACTTATTAAATTTGTTGAAGATCGTAAAGGACATGATAGAAGATATGCGATTGATCCACATAAATTAGAAACAGAATTAGGGTGGAAACCAAAATATAATTTTGATACAGGAATTCAACAAACAATTCAATGGTATTTAGATAATAAAGAATGGTGGCAAAACATTCTTTCAGGAGAATACCAGAATTATTTTGAGAAAATGTATAAAGAAAAGGGAAGAGTATAA
- a CDS encoding helix-turn-helix domain-containing protein translates to MGRKPKLSTEEKVYVCEQYLQGNQSIRNLADEFGVEESIIYKWVNKYRSYGPGVFDSKPHNSKYTKEFKQEVVEAYLTGEGSIEVIANKYNVHSDSTVMSWIKKYNNLEELKDYNPKWEIYMKDYSRKTTYEERIEIVNDCLTNDKNYKGTAHKFNVSYTQVYQWVKKYEKYGEEGLIDKRGKRKDEEQLSETEILQHKVKMLERQLKEKEMENEVLKKVQEIERMRFSPKRKTKRNT, encoded by the coding sequence ATGGGAAGAAAACCTAAATTATCAACAGAAGAAAAAGTATATGTATGTGAACAATATTTACAAGGTAACCAAAGCATAAGGAATCTAGCAGATGAATTTGGTGTAGAAGAAAGTATTATTTATAAATGGGTAAATAAGTATAGGTCTTATGGCCCTGGAGTTTTTGATTCTAAGCCTCACAATTCAAAGTATACCAAAGAGTTTAAACAAGAAGTTGTAGAAGCTTATCTGACTGGAGAAGGTTCAATTGAAGTGATCGCAAATAAATATAATGTTCATTCAGATTCTACTGTAATGAGTTGGATAAAGAAGTATAATAACCTTGAAGAACTTAAGGATTACAATCCTAAGTGGGAGATTTATATGAAAGATTACAGTAGAAAAACAACTTATGAGGAACGTATTGAAATTGTCAACGATTGTTTAACAAATGATAAGAACTATAAGGGAACAGCACATAAATTCAATGTTTCTTATACACAGGTTTATCAATGGGTTAAAAAATATGAAAAATATGGTGAAGAAGGACTTATTGATAAAAGAGGAAAACGTAAAGATGAAGAACAGTTAAGTGAAACAGAAATATTGCAGCATAAAGTCAAAATGCTTGAACGTCAGCTTAAAGAAAAAGAAATGGAGAATGAAGTACTAAAAAAAGTACAGGAAATCGAAAGGATGCGATTTTCGCCAAAACGAAAAACGAAGCGAAATACTTAG